Below is a genomic region from Rosa chinensis cultivar Old Blush chromosome 5, RchiOBHm-V2, whole genome shotgun sequence.
gaaaattgtaaataaattaAGCAAGAGGCAGCACACCATTCCTCACAAGCTGATATTCACAAATCTCATTTATTTTCATATTCTCCAGATCCAACACATTTCCTCTCCTTCCCTCATTTCAATGAAGAGATTGTGGGCTAAGTATCGACAATCTCGAGATGAAGATCTTGAAGAGCTGTGTACGACTAAAGCTCTCGTGGTAGCAGCAGTCGCTGAAGCTGAAGCTTCCTCCGGATCACGACGACGGGGTTCTCAACCGGGGCGTGCACCGAATGAGGAGCCATTTAGGGAATCAAGAGGGAAAAACATGATGGAAGATTACTTTGTGGAGCGTCCAGTTTTCAGTGAAGAGATAttccggacaaggtacaggatGAGTCACAATGTGTTCAACCGCATCTCTAGTGACCTTTGTCGCTATGACCCGTACTTTGTCCAGAAATCAGATGCTGCAGGAAAAGTCGGACTACTTCCCCACCAGAAGCTGACATGTTCCTTAAGAATGCTTGCTTATGGTGCCGGGGCAGATCAATGTGCTGAGTATTGTCGGATGGCGAAATCTACCTCCATTGAGGCTCTGAAACGATTTACAAAGGGAATCGTTAATCTGTACTCGGCAGAATACCTCCGGGCTCCTAATCCGGCCGACCTCAGAAGACTTCTCACCAAAGCTGAGAGAAGGGGCTTTCCTGGGATGATTGGAAGCATCGACTGCATGCactggcaatggaagaattgcccaACAGGTTGGGCTGGAGAATACAGCGGTCAAAAACGTGTGCCTACTATCATCCTCGAAGCAGTCGCTTCTTATGACACATGGATATGGCATGTCTTCTTTGGAATGCCTGGATCATGCAACGACCTCAACGTCCTTGCTAAGTCCCTGTTGTTTGACGAGCTCACTGCTGGTCGAGCCCCTCAGATCCAATTTTAAGCGAATAACAGGATTCTCAATTTAGGGTACTATCTCACTGATGTTATCTATCCGCAATGGGCGACTTTCGTGAAATCAATTCCAAGGCCTACACGACCCAAGGATCTGAAGTTTTCCCAGGCTCAAGAAGAGTACAGGAAGGATGTCGAAAGATGTTTCGGCATTCTTTCGGCATTTTACAGTCGCTCTTTAGTATTGTTCGAGGAGCGGCTCGTGGCTGGGAAAGAGAAGACCTTCGATACATCATACTAacttgtattatattacacaacatgataatCGAGGATGAAAGACCAGATGACAGCGATGAGGATTTGGAgtccgatgaagaagaggataacAAAATGAGGCCCAGGTTTAGGAAGGACCGACTGGTGATGTCTTCgatcctgttggtagagatggCTATTACTTCAACGGATTCATGGATCGATATGATGCCATTAGAAGTGCAAACAGTCATTCAAACGTTCAAGAAGATCTGATAGAGCATTTCTGGAACGTTCAAGGCAACATGGAGATCTAGATCATAAATGAAAATTGTTTGGAATAATTGGCTAATATctatgttttgttatgtttgtgtgctttgaatttggcttgtattatgttttggaaagttggtgtgcttttaatttggccaatgtctatgttttttatgtcaatgtgatttgaatttggcttgtattatgtttatAATGTGCTATGATTTTGAATATAAGGTGTGTGCTTTAATAAGGGGAATTTccaaatacaacttttatttccttaaattgtcgcttacataaatgaaaaactaggaataagtacaatacaattacaaACATGCATAATAAcctaattattcaaatcataatcctcatcctctctagaaatccaatttgtgtttgaaggctcatcattagggttagggttggtggaatcacCCGTAGTGAAAGGTaaaaattgtggttgtgtaggatatcccccggagtaaggtggttgcggatagtatccaccggggtaaggggttgtgggaatccaccggtgaagggaggtggtgggaatccaccggttaagggaggttgtgggaatgcatcggggtaaggtggttatgggtatgcaccggggtaaggaggttgtgggtatgcaccatcaaaatttagttgtgggaatgcaccaccaaaattgggttgcagatagtatccacccatagaaggtggcgGCTACTCGTCAAGATCTTCTTTCTCAGctatctttttttgttttcttgaccaataacgctttttatttggcg
It encodes:
- the LOC112203384 gene encoding uncharacterized protein LOC112203384 — its product is MKRLWAKYRQSRDEDLEELCTTKALVVAAVAEAEASSGSRRRGSQPGRAPNEEPFRESRGKNMMEDYFVERPVFSEEIFRTRYRMSHNVFNRISSDLCRYDPYFVQKSDAAGKVGLLPHQKLTCSLRMLAYGAGADQCAEYCRMAKSTSIEALKRFTKGIVNLYSAEYLRAPNPADLRRLLTKAERRGFPGMIGSIDCMHWQWKNCPTGWAGEYSGQKRVPTIILEAVASYDTWIWHVFFGMPGSCNDLNVLAKSLLFDELTAGRAPQIQF